GGGGCGTGCGATCGTTTACAAAGAGCAAGGTGAAATATTGTTACTGCGCTTTGCACAAGCCCTTGAGGAAGTTGGAAAAGTGGAGCAATTACCCAAACTGGAAGGGAAGCGGATGTTTTTGACCGTAGCCTCGAAAGGAGCGAAAAAATAGATGTGAGACAATAGATTTGAGATATGAGACAAAAAACTCAAATCTCACGTCTCAAATCGCATATCTGTAAAGTAGAATTAATTAAATAAATATATAAAATACGGTTATGCCAAAAATGAAAACCAATTCCAGTGCCAAAAAGCGTTTCAAGCTTACTGGAACCGGTAAAATTGCAAGAAAGAACGCATACAAAAGCCACATCTTAACTAAGATGTCGACTAAACGTAAGCGCAACCTTACCCACACCAGCCTTGTGTCTGATGCGGATATGGGCAACGTAAAGCGTATGCTTGCAATCGGTAAGTAAATTAACAAATTTTAAAACCAGGTATTCGGGTATGCAAGATCAGTTAAGCAACTGGCACCTACTACCAAAAATCAAAAAAAATGCCACGTTCAGTTAACGCAGTCGCGTCGAGAAGACGCCGGAAAAAAGTGATGGACCTCGCCAAAGGTTATTGGGGTTCACGCAGCAAGGTTTATACCGTTGCAAAAAACACAGTAGAAAAAGGTTTACAGTACGCTTACCGCGACCGTAAGACCAAGAAAAGAGAATTCAGGGCCTTATGGATACAGCGTATCAACGCAGGTGCTCGTCAGCACGGAATTTCTTACTCACAATTAATGGGTAAATTAGCCGCAAAGGAGATCGGTTTGAACCGGAAGGTTTTAGCTGACTTAGCGATGAACCATCCGGATGCTTTCAAAGCAGTTGTTGATGCAGTAAAGTAAGCTTATTGTTCGTGCCTTTACGAACAATACAGATATAAAAAAGACCCGCCAAGTGGCGGGTCTTTTTGTTTTTCGATATATTTAAACATGAATACGATCAACCTGGACGAACAATTTTCTTTTCGGGTTGGCAACTGATTGGCACACGCTCTTCCGTTGTTTCATAATCCGCCATTAGTTATATCGTTATTATTGATACCGTTCTTGTTCTTCTTCAGTTCGCCACTCAGCTTACCGAAGTTGTAATTAAGGCTGAACCTCGCTGAGCGGTAGTAGATCTGATTGATATTCAATTCCTGGAAATCCGGTCCGTTTGTGGTGTTCACAATGTTCCTGAATTTCTTAAATGGGTTGTTTACCGCCATAGCAAAGTAGAGCTTACCTTTTACAATTTCCTTATTCATCCCTAAACTGGTGTTGAAAAAGCCGTTTGTATAACTTTGCACAGAGGTTGGCTGGCTGCTATTGTACCGAACCGACGCACTAAGGCTCCAGCCCTTAGCCAGCTTCAATGTATTGTTTAACTCCTCTATTGTCATCCATCGGTGCAGGTAAACAATACTGTTGCCGCTCATGCCACTCAGCGAAAACCTGGTGGAATTGCTGTTGAAGCTGATGCTGTATTGGTGAGTTACATTGTAATTCAGGTTTCCGATCAAATCAATACCATCACCTTTGCCCGTATTTTGATAGGTTGCCGTTGTTATTTGTGTGGCCGGATCAAAAGTGGTTACCATAAGCTGAAAATTACGAACGAAAATGTAGTCTGTAGCTAAAAACAACGATACTTTACCGGCGTTGCCCGTACTATAGCTTAGCTGGGCCTGGTTCGAGATACTGGGCTGTATCCTCGGATTGCCTATAACGATGAAGTTTGGGTTTGTTTTGTTTGGATAAGGATTCAAACTAACAATCCCGGGTCGCTGTATGCGCTGGTTAAAAGCCAGCCCGATACCGCCCGCACCTAAGGAGTGGTTGACAGCCAACGAGGGAACGATATTGAAATAATTCGGACTGATGTTGGTACTGCCCGAGAGAAAATGCGCGTTCACTATAGTTTCCTCCGCCCTTGCACCTGCACTGACATTCCAATTACCTAATTTGAATTGATAGGAATTATAGACGCTCAATACATCCTGGGTATAATAAAATTTATCGCTTAACGAGTCGATCTGGCCGTATAGGTTTGTAGCCGGGTTGAGCTGCAGATACTGGTAATCGCTGTTATTGGACCGGAGTATGGCTTTTACGCCAACTTCTATTGTCACGTTTTTTATGGGGTACACCAAATCGGTCTGTAAAGTATGTTCAGATGTTGTTGAACTGTTAGGTTGCTGATAATCAAGTACGGGGTAGTTTACCTGATTCAATAATTGCAGGTTGCTAAAACCATTGTTACGATATCCTGCGTAACGATAGGAGAGCGTCAACAGCCGATTTTTGTCTGTCTTAAACCCTACCTGGTAATTGGCTGATATGTCTCCGCCCTTGCCACGGCCATTATTATCGTTGATCAAATCATAGGCCTGCAAAATACCCACTGCGTCTTTTAGCGCAGATGACTGGTAACTGCTGCCATCGTTATGATAAGCATTGAAACTGAAATGCCCGGATAGTAAATGGAGCGAGTCGATCTCGTAACTTAACTCCGCACCTGCATAGCCGTTACGGCTGTTACTTTTTTTATAGCCATTCTGGTCAAGCAAGGTGGCGTCGCTACCGAAGCTTTGTTGCGTGTTGGCTAAGTTGGTTTGGGGGGTATTGTAAACTCCGGCACCTGCATAAACGTTAACGCCGAACTTACCTTGCCTGACGGTTAAACTGCCACCTGCGTTTGGTCCGCCATATGGTACTTGTTCGCTAACATTCAGGTTGCCACGATAGCCATTGTCTATTTTCTTTGCCGTAATAATATTGATGATACCGCCAATACCCTCCGCATCGTATTTAGCCGGAGGGTTAGTTATTACTTCGATACGTTGGATAGAAGACGCCGGCATTGTACGCAATACAGCCGCCAGGTTGTTGTCCATCATCGCCGAAGGCTTTCCGTTGATAAAAACTTTAAAATTTGCGCTTCCCTTGAGCGAGACATTATCCTGAGCATCCACGGTTACAAAAGGCAGCTTACGCATCATATCCAGCAGGCTTTTTGCCTTACTTTCCGGGTCGGCCTGTAAATCATAGATCACCTTGCCTGGCCTTTGCTGTAACAACGGTCTTTGTGAAATAACAGTTACTTCCTGAAGGCTTTTGATATCCTCTTTAAGGCTGATCGTACCGAGACTGGTATCAGCTTTTAAATTGATAATAAAATCCCGGGTTTTATACCCAATCGAATGAATACTAAGTTTATAAGCGGCGCTCTGAAGCCCGGCGAACTGAAATTTACCATCGGCCTGGGTCGTAAGGCTTTGCGGGCCACTACGTTCCCCGCTCAATGTCAGCGTTATCTTGTCCAGAGGGTTTTTACTAAGCGAATCGGTCACGGTGCCGTTTATTTTATACACGCTTTGCGCGACCGACGCGTTTGTGATTATTGTTAAAAATAGTATGTATAGTATATTCTTCATCTTATTTTGATCGAAAGGTCAATAGAATTCCCTAAAGTCTTTTTGTGCTTTTTGCGGATGTTACCAGAAACAGGTTGGTGATTAAAACCTGGTTATCACTTATGCCTTAAAGTGATAATGAAATAATAGATAAGAAAGCCCGAGGCGATAAACATGAGCTCAATGCCATAGGGCAATACCGAATAATCGTCGTTGGGAAGGTAACTGATAATTACCAGTCCCAAGCCGCTCATAAATAACACACAACCCCATTTGAGAGGTTCTGCGCCTGTGTCGGTTAGTTTCCTGAGGAAATTGATCGCATCGTTGTCGATAGGACCTGAGTCGATAATGCGTTTTTTTAAGCGGAAATTATACCATGCTACAATTACTACGGCGATGATGATAAATATAACAACTACCGCTGCGATGAATACCGTACGCTCCATTGTTGTAAAATTAATTAAAAATCATGTAGTAGTCAGCGGACGTCGAATAAAGGTTGCAGATTTATTTTATTTATTTTTTGCAACCTTTATTCGGCAAGCGTTGACTAATTTATATATGTTTAACGAAAGGGAGGTAATTACCAGGGTGCTCGGTGGCGACGTGCGTGCCTTCGAACTGCTTGTGAAACAGTATGAAAAACTTGTTTTCTATGTCATCCACCGCCTTGTAAAAGATAAGCATGCGGCTGAGGATATTTGCCAGGAAGTTTTTATTAAAGTGCACAAAAGCCTGGTACGTTTCAGTTTTCAATCCAAACTATCAACCTGGATAGCGCGTATTGCCTACCTAACGGCGATAAACTACGTAAAGAAATATAACCGTGAAAGGGCATGGGATTATTTGGAGGATATTGAAAATTACCACTTTACAACCGATACACCTCAGAACTTACTTGAAAAAAAAGACATGGCGAATTACATTGAGCAATTGATCATGCAGTTGCCCGAACGGTACCGAACAGTGCTGACCCTGTATCATTTGAACGAGTTTTCGGGGCCTGAAATAGAAGAAATTATTGGCATGCCCGAGGGGACGGTCAAGAATTATCTTTTCAGAGCGCGGAAATTGCTGAAAGAAAAATTAGAATTATATTTAAAACACGAATAGCCATGAACGAATCAAATGATGAAAAGTTGCAGCGTTTGTTAGAGGATGGAAATTACTCCTCGGACGAACTGCTAAACAAGAATGGCGAAGCTTACAAATTGCTGTTTGCCGCTTTAAACAAAGAACCGGAGAAGGGCTTGCCTTATGATTTTGCGGCAAAGGTAATCCGTAAGATAACCGCGCAGCAAAAACAAAGTAACGAGTTGAAATATAATATAGTAGCCTTAGGGGTATTTATCGGCCTAATGGTGCTTGCATGTGCAATTTTGACATTTTACGGTTCGATAACCTGGAGTGATGTCCTCAAATACAAATGGATCTTTTTATTGCTCCCCCTTATTTTTATGCTTATCCAATACTTCGACCAAAAACTTGTTAAAGCGAAATTGTTCCGGAACACTAATACCTGAACTTAAACTTGTTCAGATCGGGCAAAAACTTCTTTTCCCGCTTTAGTTCCACCTGGTAAATAGTTTGTGCAAGGTCGCGCATAAAGGGCAGGCAGACCGTCTTGTATTCGTACTTATTGTCGTTGTAAATCTGGTTATCGTTGGACTGCACCACGGCCGACAGCATGAATTCCACTTTGTTTTTGTAATCGACGATGTAGGCATTATCGATATCATAACCGTACGAGTCGCCGATCTTATCGAATATCCTGATATGTGGGTTAATAACCGCCAGGCTATCGCCGCCATAAAACAGCCATTTGCAATAGGCAGGATAATAATCCGGCCGACTGTAAGTTGGGTATTTGCTTTCCGTCGGCCACATGCTCATGTACCTGTAAATTAATTTATACTGATCGTCTGTCAGGTTATATTGCTGCTCTTTAGGGAAAGTGTCGGGAAACAACAGTCTCTTTAAAACCATTTGCTGATCCGCGAGAGGGTAAGTATTATTCTTTGAAAAATCAAACGGTTCCATTACCAGTTTATCGTTCTTATCCAGGTAGCCTTTACCCATGATCATGTGTTCGGGTGTTTGCGGATATTCATTCGGATCGTACATAGCCGGTTTTTGATAAACCGGCTTGCCCTTATTATAAAAATTAACCGGGTTGGTGTGTTTGGTGCTTTCGTCGCGATCGCCGATAGCCAGCCTGCAGACAATGCGTGTGCCTGTTAACCCATATTTTTTCAGCTTTTGGTTGATCTCCTCGCGGCCGACAAATTCATAAAGCCTGTTGTATGCGTCATTATCGCTTACCAGTAATATTTTTTTAATATAATTCTGAATACTGGGCAGGCCGCTTTTTGAACTCGAATCTTTAGTCACCCTGGTTTGCCCGGCGAAAGCGCTGTCGGTTATCATCACAGATTTCCAATCGAGGCCCTTAATATTCAATTCATTCAATTTCTCAAGCGCGAATATCGCAGTAGGAAGCTTAACTGTACTGGCGGGGTAGAAGTAGTGATTAGCATTTAGCCTGTAACTGTACGATCTGAAATGCGGTACATTGTTCTCATCACGGTCTATCTGCGTATATAGTATCTGTACCTCGTTATGTGTTGGGTGATTTAAGATGTGGCTGAATAATTCGGGATGTGCCTCAAGCAGGTTTTTAAGGAAAACGGTATCGGGTTGCTGGGCCATGGTAGCAAGGCAAAATATGGAGAATAGGGTTGTTAACAGGAATTTCATTAGTAGTTAAATGATTGATTCACTTAGATCGAGTTGTAAGTTAGGACTTTTCGGCTCAAAATTAAAAACAACTTA
Above is a window of Mucilaginibacter ginsenosidivorans DNA encoding:
- a CDS encoding serine hydrolase, whose translation is MKFLLTTLFSIFCLATMAQQPDTVFLKNLLEAHPELFSHILNHPTHNEVQILYTQIDRDENNVPHFRSYSYRLNANHYFYPASTVKLPTAIFALEKLNELNIKGLDWKSVMITDSAFAGQTRVTKDSSSKSGLPSIQNYIKKILLVSDNDAYNRLYEFVGREEINQKLKKYGLTGTRIVCRLAIGDRDESTKHTNPVNFYNKGKPVYQKPAMYDPNEYPQTPEHMIMGKGYLDKNDKLVMEPFDFSKNNTYPLADQQMVLKRLLFPDTFPKEQQYNLTDDQYKLIYRYMSMWPTESKYPTYSRPDYYPAYCKWLFYGGDSLAVINPHIRIFDKIGDSYGYDIDNAYIVDYKNKVEFMLSAVVQSNDNQIYNDNKYEYKTVCLPFMRDLAQTIYQVELKREKKFLPDLNKFKFRY
- a CDS encoding outer membrane beta-barrel family protein; translated protein: MKNILYILFLTIITNASVAQSVYKINGTVTDSLSKNPLDKITLTLSGERSGPQSLTTQADGKFQFAGLQSAAYKLSIHSIGYKTRDFIINLKADTSLGTISLKEDIKSLQEVTVISQRPLLQQRPGKVIYDLQADPESKAKSLLDMMRKLPFVTVDAQDNVSLKGSANFKVFINGKPSAMMDNNLAAVLRTMPASSIQRIEVITNPPAKYDAEGIGGIINIITAKKIDNGYRGNLNVSEQVPYGGPNAGGSLTVRQGKFGVNVYAGAGVYNTPQTNLANTQQSFGSDATLLDQNGYKKSNSRNGYAGAELSYEIDSLHLLSGHFSFNAYHNDGSSYQSSALKDAVGILQAYDLINDNNGRGKGGDISANYQVGFKTDKNRLLTLSYRYAGYRNNGFSNLQLLNQVNYPVLDYQQPNSSTTSEHTLQTDLVYPIKNVTIEVGVKAILRSNNSDYQYLQLNPATNLYGQIDSLSDKFYYTQDVLSVYNSYQFKLGNWNVSAGARAEETIVNAHFLSGSTNISPNYFNIVPSLAVNHSLGAGGIGLAFNQRIQRPGIVSLNPYPNKTNPNFIVIGNPRIQPSISNQAQLSYSTGNAGKVSLFLATDYIFVRNFQLMVTTFDPATQITTATYQNTGKGDGIDLIGNLNYNVTHQYSISFNSNSTRFSLSGMSGNSIVYLHRWMTIEELNNTLKLAKGWSLSASVRYNSSQPTSVQSYTNGFFNTSLGMNKEIVKGKLYFAMAVNNPFKKFRNIVNTTNGPDFQELNINQIYYRSARFSLNYNFGKLSGELKKNKNGINNNDITNGGL
- the rpmI gene encoding 50S ribosomal protein L35 translates to MPKMKTNSSAKKRFKLTGTGKIARKNAYKSHILTKMSTKRKRNLTHTSLVSDADMGNVKRMLAIGK
- a CDS encoding DUF6249 domain-containing protein, whose protein sequence is MERTVFIAAVVVIFIIIAVVIVAWYNFRLKKRIIDSGPIDNDAINFLRKLTDTGAEPLKWGCVLFMSGLGLVIISYLPNDDYSVLPYGIELMFIASGFLIYYFIITLRHK
- a CDS encoding RNA polymerase sigma factor — its product is MFNEREVITRVLGGDVRAFELLVKQYEKLVFYVIHRLVKDKHAAEDICQEVFIKVHKSLVRFSFQSKLSTWIARIAYLTAINYVKKYNRERAWDYLEDIENYHFTTDTPQNLLEKKDMANYIEQLIMQLPERYRTVLTLYHLNEFSGPEIEEIIGMPEGTVKNYLFRARKLLKEKLELYLKHE
- the rplT gene encoding 50S ribosomal protein L20, with the translated sequence MPRSVNAVASRRRRKKVMDLAKGYWGSRSKVYTVAKNTVEKGLQYAYRDRKTKKREFRALWIQRINAGARQHGISYSQLMGKLAAKEIGLNRKVLADLAMNHPDAFKAVVDAVK